One segment of Clostridium saccharoperbutylacetonicum N1-4(HMT) DNA contains the following:
- a CDS encoding glycine rich domain-containing protein, with translation MIKTFNFKYIGTIQTWMIPYDGIYKIEAYGAQGGNVGKVRPNLHEGGKGAYISGKFNLKAGNNLYILVGGACVSKDWYDWVGGGGAGDDGCNIVGNGQTLPGYGGVGRAVTTTEGSGRGSSSGSGAGSVTNGNCSRMSPALSFINISLLYGTYTLFFQKDNEYYLPIGKYFNTTKKSFDPISLNDLMNEIYNNNYLITNLYDLNTPFVINSITYNPLDYLDISKCRMCLIQDYSDVKENISTLNIKYSPSSIALAKTNIKIRDKYDKQETAFINITPNSKSDLSYFLDYGENKLYKECSELGKEIIKDDFYANFMFDTPNALLSSVTLYGKNNDKYSKIKNYEIEVYENLNEAKFITFKNSYNEVLVNKITKESFDYTINTLDKF, from the coding sequence ATGATAAAAACCTTTAATTTTAAATATATTGGAACCATACAAACCTGGATGATTCCTTATGATGGAATATATAAAATAGAAGCTTATGGTGCGCAGGGTGGCAATGTAGGTAAAGTACGTCCAAATTTACATGAAGGCGGTAAGGGAGCATATATTTCTGGAAAGTTTAATTTAAAAGCTGGAAACAACTTATATATATTGGTTGGTGGAGCATGTGTAAGTAAAGATTGGTATGACTGGGTAGGCGGCGGTGGTGCTGGGGATGACGGTTGTAATATTGTTGGTAATGGTCAAACTTTACCTGGTTATGGTGGAGTTGGAAGAGCTGTTACCACAACAGAAGGCTCAGGCAGAGGATCAAGTTCAGGCAGTGGTGCAGGGTCTGTAACTAATGGTAATTGTAGTCGTATGTCTCCAGCATTGTCATTTATAAATATAAGTCTATTATATGGAACTTATACTCTCTTTTTTCAAAAAGATAATGAGTATTATTTGCCAATAGGAAAATATTTCAATACTACGAAAAAATCATTTGACCCCATAAGTTTAAATGATTTAATGAATGAAATTTATAATAACAATTACCTAATTACCAATTTGTATGATTTAAATACACCATTTGTAATAAATTCGATTACTTATAATCCACTTGATTATTTAGATATATCTAAATGTAGAATGTGTCTCATACAAGATTATTCTGATGTAAAAGAAAATATATCAACATTAAATATAAAATATAGTCCATCATCTATAGCCTTAGCAAAGACTAATATAAAAATAAGGGATAAATATGATAAGCAAGAAACTGCGTTTATAAATATAACACCTAATTCTAAATCTGATCTTAGTTATTTTTTGGATTATGGTGAGAACAAATTATATAAGGAATGTAGTGAATTAGGTAAAGAGATAATTAAGGATGATTTCTATGCTAATTTTATGTTTGACACTCCAAATGCGTTACTAAGTTCGGTAACTTTATATGGCAAAAATAATGACAAGTATAGTAAAATTAAAAACTATGAAATTGAGGTTTATGAAAATTTAAATGAAGCTAAATTTATAACCTTTAAAAATTCATATAATGAAGTGTTAGTTAATAAAATTACAAAAGAATCTTTTGATTATACAATTAACACTTTAGATAAATTTTAA
- a CDS encoding Ig-like domain-containing protein has translation MVIEKFQYKITITIENLVMNSLVDLSKTITKQNIDLSSTEPVQLEKHNLIDYFSREIGRFCARNTISQKDLALYGYEITSNTDGIEVYFNTDDTNVFSPEPAIMAKLSATKVQPVLKCVQLYNNVVKWYWEASEEIKYLKDEHDNIIYQVPSGIGYYIEGDLKTGATYTRYISAVNSALEKLQSLPCSITLLEQAEESTYPVFEVEDRDETICEINKDYPSKLKAFASGVGDDNDCLLCKASDLSLNHKFKLYNKIYGIRASNDIKHHAIKFKYRFKLVGEVPYLGYNAAFTVRVTAQECNNILADSKGEMLYGQPMVSKKNLTYTLDDKVQVAEIYLYQFFPKLLVENYKKRYKFTIEIFNTSGEAVVYSPAYGGRAIKNNNSFSWSEHGYFDHMFTVGAKATKLTKEYVEWYPTKDYDPLTGVINGDFESSKDGLKNLHVNMNTFDTSKSVINKKYYCVFETISPDSGYVQFKWDNPVKDHDYTQVDGDGITFYSDSIFADDSEHSEFITQTEVGPYVIEDNRDHKYTYTISGISVDLAAYKRFELRIVPSINDILIISNIPDLIIKEDGSIDTTVTVTCRNLQSATAKWSPSIHNGYYYYNQNEYFLYSKCVPDDQNLIEEDLYLTKDVQVKLEIGVQGEKKENKKYTYHLSTKEDLLLDSYHYEWADDMVWPKAIESYNDYYREYAPYYEYYTKPFVFNDKVTHYSKITWDEAGTPNSTIEVYAYAYDEINGVYNSPVRIYRDKEIPKELQLSRTLILKFVLKPSRKPKLRKRTLLYDCEADWRNHMNFYLSYNVSYNEEILMPMSYSVDGAYVGTFMDLGDTAEEIKERSIEFNPVYQGEIEIYMVQADHKNDIQGNVKYFDWQKVDINTVKTDLKRFIRYMIILKPNSKIFYMEMKVQRYEYTDEERKDYLPGFGNIYVEALSYYDYYLFHHNNISIYPGETHISETSPTCSVCGLDASTCTLVEHIVTTDEAKYEYVFTHSLKYDAKDELLISDLNGDLTHLSTALGFNVGNVVNTNFYPYGDISDFSISKVGNEVYIKSDDILYDEQLIENNQAGATYRITDNTITLSPIPQQYAPIIIYCDERDAAYTQVFFTDENYNYVLTNTEEFESLGFKTLYLKYLNIDIKSLKVEIDYKQYLQYTIKDNVIIFNEKIKKGTHIKVAYKLLYSFAVNYDYSKDTFKIDFNKETGEKAENIKIFYETNKISACRELSDISFNPIYSARYNGYVFICDYVDEPRSVTIYPSSDYIYANGLDTMNTLVQVLDKNSNPIENVKVNIVAAKGSINIRNEKTDSNGIIYCRYTASLENCIDTIKATVSTDVKDEVKIYNRKL, from the coding sequence ATGGTAATTGAAAAATTTCAATATAAAATAACCATTACAATAGAGAATTTGGTAATGAATTCCCTAGTTGACTTATCAAAGACGATTACAAAACAAAATATTGATTTATCAAGTACGGAACCAGTACAGCTTGAAAAACATAATTTAATAGATTATTTTTCAAGGGAAATAGGAAGATTTTGTGCAAGAAATACCATAAGTCAAAAGGATTTAGCACTATATGGTTATGAAATTACATCTAATACTGATGGAATAGAGGTTTATTTTAATACTGATGATACTAATGTATTTAGTCCTGAACCTGCTATAATGGCAAAATTAAGTGCTACAAAGGTGCAGCCAGTATTAAAGTGCGTTCAGCTATACAATAATGTAGTTAAGTGGTATTGGGAAGCCAGCGAAGAAATAAAATATCTTAAAGATGAACATGATAATATAATTTATCAAGTACCAAGTGGAATTGGATATTATATTGAAGGCGATTTAAAAACAGGTGCAACCTATACTAGATACATTAGTGCTGTAAATTCAGCCTTAGAAAAATTACAATCACTGCCTTGTTCCATAACATTATTGGAGCAAGCAGAAGAAAGCACTTATCCTGTTTTTGAAGTTGAAGATAGAGATGAGACCATTTGTGAAATAAACAAAGATTATCCAAGTAAACTAAAAGCTTTTGCTTCAGGAGTTGGAGATGATAATGACTGTTTGTTATGCAAAGCAAGTGATTTAAGTTTAAATCATAAGTTTAAGCTATACAATAAGATTTATGGTATAAGGGCAAGTAATGATATAAAACATCATGCTATAAAATTTAAGTATAGATTTAAATTAGTTGGGGAAGTTCCATATCTGGGATATAACGCAGCCTTTACAGTGAGAGTTACAGCACAGGAGTGCAATAATATCCTAGCTGATTCAAAAGGTGAAATGCTTTATGGACAGCCTATGGTAAGTAAAAAGAACTTAACTTACACTTTAGACGATAAGGTTCAAGTTGCAGAAATATATTTATATCAATTTTTCCCTAAGCTTTTAGTAGAAAATTATAAAAAGAGATATAAATTTACAATAGAAATTTTTAATACCTCTGGTGAAGCTGTGGTATATAGCCCGGCATATGGTGGACGAGCTATAAAAAATAATAATTCCTTTTCTTGGAGTGAACATGGTTACTTTGACCATATGTTCACAGTTGGAGCAAAGGCTACTAAGCTTACTAAGGAATATGTTGAATGGTATCCAACAAAAGATTATGATCCACTTACTGGAGTAATTAATGGAGACTTTGAAAGCAGTAAGGATGGATTAAAGAATCTTCATGTTAATATGAATACTTTTGATACGTCAAAATCAGTAATAAATAAGAAATATTATTGTGTATTTGAAACTATTTCACCAGATAGCGGTTATGTACAATTTAAATGGGACAATCCAGTTAAAGATCATGACTATACGCAAGTCGATGGAGATGGCATTACCTTTTATTCAGATTCAATTTTTGCCGATGACAGTGAGCACAGTGAATTTATAACTCAAACTGAAGTAGGTCCATATGTCATAGAAGATAATAGAGATCATAAATATACCTATACTATATCAGGAATTTCTGTTGATTTGGCGGCATATAAAAGATTTGAACTTAGAATAGTTCCTAGTATTAATGATATTTTAATTATAAGTAACATTCCAGATTTAATTATAAAGGAAGATGGAAGCATAGATACTACAGTTACAGTAACTTGTAGAAACCTGCAAAGTGCAACTGCAAAATGGAGTCCAAGTATTCATAATGGATATTACTATTATAATCAAAATGAGTATTTTTTATATTCTAAATGTGTACCAGATGATCAAAACCTTATCGAAGAGGATCTTTACTTAACTAAAGATGTTCAGGTGAAGCTAGAAATAGGAGTGCAAGGAGAAAAGAAGGAAAATAAAAAATATACGTATCATTTATCTACTAAAGAAGATCTTCTTCTTGATAGTTATCACTATGAATGGGCTGATGACATGGTATGGCCCAAGGCAATTGAATCCTATAATGATTATTATAGAGAATATGCACCATACTATGAATATTATACAAAGCCATTTGTCTTTAATGATAAGGTAACTCATTATTCTAAAATCACATGGGATGAGGCAGGAACACCAAATAGTACAATAGAAGTTTATGCCTATGCTTATGATGAAATAAATGGAGTTTATAATTCTCCAGTAAGAATATATAGGGATAAGGAAATCCCAAAAGAATTGCAGTTATCTAGAACTTTAATATTAAAATTTGTTTTGAAGCCATCAAGAAAACCTAAGCTTAGGAAAAGAACTCTTCTTTATGACTGCGAAGCTGATTGGCGAAATCATATGAATTTTTATTTATCTTATAATGTATCCTATAATGAGGAAATTCTTATGCCAATGTCTTATTCTGTAGATGGCGCATATGTAGGAACTTTTATGGATTTAGGAGATACTGCAGAAGAAATAAAAGAAAGAAGTATAGAATTTAATCCTGTTTACCAAGGGGAAATAGAAATTTATATGGTACAGGCTGACCATAAAAATGATATTCAAGGGAATGTAAAGTATTTTGATTGGCAGAAGGTTGATATAAATACAGTCAAAACTGATTTAAAAAGATTCATAAGGTATATGATAATATTAAAGCCAAATTCTAAAATATTTTATATGGAAATGAAAGTTCAAAGATATGAATATACTGATGAAGAAAGAAAAGATTATCTGCCAGGCTTTGGAAATATATATGTAGAAGCTCTTAGTTATTATGATTATTACTTATTCCACCATAATAATATATCTATTTATCCAGGGGAAACACATATATCAGAAACCTCACCAACTTGCTCTGTATGTGGCCTTGATGCTTCCACTTGTACTTTAGTTGAGCACATTGTAACTACAGATGAAGCAAAATATGAGTATGTATTTACTCATTCCTTAAAATATGATGCTAAAGATGAGTTATTAATAAGTGATTTAAATGGAGACTTAACTCATTTATCAACTGCATTAGGATTTAATGTAGGGAATGTGGTTAATACTAATTTCTATCCATATGGAGATATTTCAGATTTTTCAATATCTAAGGTAGGAAATGAAGTTTATATTAAAAGTGATGATATATTATATGATGAGCAGCTCATAGAAAATAACCAAGCTGGAGCTACGTATAGAATTACTGATAATACCATTACTTTATCTCCAATTCCTCAACAGTATGCACCAATAATTATTTACTGTGACGAACGTGATGCAGCATATACACAGGTATTCTTTACAGATGAAAATTACAATTATGTTTTAACGAATACAGAAGAATTTGAGTCTTTAGGTTTTAAGACTTTATACTTGAAATATTTGAATATAGATATCAAGAGTTTAAAAGTCGAAATAGACTATAAACAATATTTGCAGTATACTATAAAGGATAATGTAATAATTTTTAATGAAAAGATAAAAAAGGGAACGCATATTAAAGTTGCTTATAAGTTATTGTATTCTTTTGCTGTTAATTATGATTACTCAAAAGATACTTTTAAGATAGATTTTAATAAAGAAACTGGTGAAAAGGCTGAAAATATAAAAATATTTTATGAGACAAATAAAATTTCTGCCTGTAGGGAATTAAGCGATATAAGCTTTAATCCTATATATAGCGCAAGATATAATGGATATGTTTTTATATGTGATTATGTAGATGAACCAAGGAGTGTAACCATATACCCATCAAGCGATTATATATATGCTAATGGATTGGATACAATGAATACGCTAGTTCAGGTATTAGATAAAAATAGTAATCCAATAGAAAATGTTAAGGTTAATATAGTAGCAGCTAAAGGCAGCATTAACATAAGAAATGAAAAGACAGATTCTAATGGAATCATATATTGCAGATATACAGCTTCATTAGAAAATTGTATTGATACTATTAAGGCAACTGTATCAACGGATGTAAAAGATGAAGTTAAAATATATAATAGAAAGTTGTGA
- a CDS encoding glycine rich domain-containing protein, with protein MAVTINYNLFRVLAEYNTSGAYSFQARPGIYKIECWGSAAAARSSTGLGGRGGYACAVFRFKIGDKIFVKVGDNNGVNGGGRAGWGGYGGGASDVRVGADTLNNRIIVAGGGGTCGYNTSVDYYGYGGGLSGGNGISRCGSPGLGGTQSGSGGGVPGGFGYGGYGMAAWGGYSGGGGGGWYGGGGGSVDSSADDDSGGGGGAGYVLSGTSYKPSGYIDDSYYYCIDTPMLIAGNLTMPNPNYDSQSNAIQAETVVGNPGIGKVKISYIPQALYFIKHDEKLYIPNKYFFSEYYGKFIPLTEEDASKVYNDMIYSDNSIIVFDQCIYNAIELFNPFTVANGTDVKTINPLHYFDLEKDKIIKVCSSDYSNFEDYNQLKLVYKINEEVRLKSQIKLKDDAIIYDELSDIYFTINTTKNMKVMIKEYEDYYNNEQQKDSIYNIFKAGIKAGDLSSYFIKSNIINLSIGFIDNVYNSNDKLKQIKLIAKTSNSYRKLWKEDADIYSNKDKIYIKLKAPHSELIINKFSKDIICREIETLEEF; from the coding sequence ATGGCTGTCACTATTAATTATAATTTGTTTAGAGTTTTAGCAGAATATAATACATCTGGAGCATATTCATTTCAAGCAAGACCTGGAATATATAAAATTGAATGCTGGGGGTCTGCTGCTGCAGCAAGAAGTTCAACTGGATTGGGTGGTCGAGGTGGATATGCATGTGCTGTTTTTAGATTTAAAATTGGAGATAAAATATTTGTTAAAGTTGGAGATAATAATGGAGTTAATGGTGGCGGTAGAGCCGGATGGGGAGGTTATGGTGGAGGAGCTTCTGATGTAAGAGTTGGAGCAGATACCTTAAATAATAGAATCATTGTAGCTGGTGGCGGTGGTACTTGTGGATATAATACTTCTGTGGACTATTACGGATATGGAGGAGGGCTATCTGGAGGAAATGGAATTTCTAGATGTGGTAGCCCAGGACTAGGTGGTACACAAAGCGGTTCTGGAGGTGGAGTACCAGGAGGATTTGGATATGGCGGATACGGAATGGCTGCATGGGGAGGTTATAGTGGCGGCGGCGGTGGCGGCTGGTATGGTGGTGGCGGTGGATCTGTAGATAGTAGTGCAGATGATGATTCTGGAGGTGGAGGAGGTGCTGGATATGTATTATCTGGAACTTCATATAAACCAAGTGGATATATAGATGATAGCTATTATTATTGTATAGACACACCAATGCTAATAGCTGGAAATTTAACAATGCCAAATCCAAATTATGATTCTCAAAGTAATGCAATACAAGCGGAAACAGTAGTTGGTAATCCTGGAATTGGCAAGGTGAAAATATCATATATCCCTCAGGCATTATATTTTATTAAGCATGATGAAAAATTATATATTCCCAATAAGTACTTTTTTTCAGAATACTATGGTAAATTTATTCCGTTAACTGAAGAAGATGCATCTAAAGTATATAATGATATGATATATTCTGATAATTCAATTATTGTGTTTGATCAATGTATTTATAATGCTATAGAATTATTTAATCCATTTACTGTAGCTAATGGGACTGATGTAAAAACAATAAACCCATTACATTATTTTGACTTAGAAAAAGACAAAATAATCAAAGTGTGCAGTAGTGATTATTCTAATTTTGAAGATTATAATCAACTAAAACTTGTTTACAAAATAAATGAAGAAGTCAGATTGAAATCTCAAATAAAATTAAAAGATGATGCAATTATATATGATGAACTTTCTGATATATATTTTACAATAAATACTACTAAAAATATGAAGGTAATGATTAAAGAATATGAGGATTATTATAATAATGAGCAGCAAAAGGACTCTATTTATAATATATTCAAAGCTGGAATAAAGGCTGGTGATTTGTCATCGTATTTTATAAAATCCAATATAATTAATTTATCAATAGGTTTTATTGATAATGTTTATAATTCTAATGATAAACTTAAGCAAATAAAACTTATTGCAAAAACCAGCAATAGTTATAGAAAGTTATGGAAAGAAGATGCAGATATATATAGCAATAAAGATAAAATATATATAAAATTAAAAGCTCCTCATTCTGAACTTATTATAAATAAATTCTCAAAAGATATAATCTGTAGAGAAATAGAGACTTTAGAAGAATTTTAA
- a CDS encoding glycine rich domain-containing protein, whose protein sequence is MIISQYIFDYTGSIQEFIIPYTSFYKFEVWGAQGGSRNNNGAKGGYSKGFIYLTKGQKIYIYVGACPNYNNIWNGGGYSVYSGGDASDIRIGGTSLSNRVIVAGGGGGTGYGPNATWNYIGGAGGGLVGGDGVGPSYYLGHGGTQTSGGTRGNQVDSGWYNQDGSFGQGGNSVGNSYGGGGGGGWYGGGCGECGGNDDGGGGGGSSYISGLWDGSTTAGVQTGNGKIIISLCSTNIVALEKDTKLYIPDKEHFDITTKTFKEATIDEIIARTKEFIYTSNIPNLNAPFMVNGESFYPADIINFTLYKLVVIEFKNFNSITLDYNPSSCALSKTIIKIKDKYTPFNDNIFNPYLNIIAADKRNISYSLDYYYKNYINNTCDVLYEEILKDDFYLSFKLDSKTSILNSISLYSEENINYKQSIDYFNIENDYINTYITFNSNYKQVLINRITKQYFEYLNDTLDKF, encoded by the coding sequence ATGATTATAAGTCAATATATTTTTGATTATACTGGAAGTATACAGGAGTTTATCATACCATATACATCATTTTATAAATTTGAAGTATGGGGAGCTCAAGGTGGAAGTAGAAATAATAATGGAGCGAAAGGTGGATATTCAAAAGGGTTTATATATTTAACTAAAGGACAAAAAATATATATATATGTAGGAGCTTGTCCTAATTATAATAATATATGGAATGGAGGAGGTTATTCAGTATATTCTGGTGGAGATGCTAGTGATATTAGAATTGGTGGGACTTCGCTATCAAATAGAGTTATTGTCGCTGGAGGTGGTGGCGGAACTGGCTATGGCCCCAACGCTACATGGAATTATATAGGTGGTGCTGGAGGTGGGCTTGTCGGTGGAGATGGTGTTGGCCCATCATACTATTTGGGCCATGGTGGAACTCAAACAAGTGGTGGTACTAGGGGGAATCAAGTAGATAGTGGTTGGTATAACCAAGATGGAAGTTTCGGACAAGGTGGAAATTCTGTAGGGAACTCATATGGCGGCGGCGGAGGTGGCGGCTGGTATGGTGGAGGCTGTGGTGAATGTGGAGGTAATGATGATGGTGGAGGTGGTGGTGGCTCATCTTATATTAGCGGATTATGGGATGGAAGTACTACTGCTGGTGTTCAAACTGGCAATGGAAAAATAATAATATCACTTTGTTCAACTAATATAGTAGCTCTTGAAAAGGATACTAAACTATATATACCTGATAAAGAGCATTTTGACATTACGACGAAAACTTTTAAGGAAGCTACTATAGATGAAATAATAGCTCGTACTAAGGAGTTTATATATACCAGTAATATACCAAATTTAAATGCTCCTTTTATGGTAAATGGAGAAAGTTTCTATCCAGCAGATATTATAAATTTTACTTTGTATAAATTAGTTGTAATTGAATTTAAAAATTTCAATAGTATTACTTTAGATTATAATCCTTCCTCTTGTGCATTATCAAAAACAATTATTAAAATTAAAGATAAATACACACCATTTAATGATAATATATTTAATCCATATTTGAATATAATAGCCGCAGACAAAAGAAATATAAGTTATAGTCTCGATTATTACTATAAAAATTATATAAATAATACGTGCGACGTGTTGTATGAGGAGATCCTTAAAGATGATTTTTATTTAAGTTTTAAATTAGATAGCAAAACAAGTATTTTAAATTCAATAAGCTTATATAGTGAAGAGAACATTAATTACAAACAGAGTATTGATTATTTTAATATTGAAAATGATTATATTAATACTTATATAACTTTTAATAGTAATTATAAACAAGTTTTAATAAATAGAATTACGAAACAATATTTTGAGTATTTAAATGATACTTTAGACAAATTTTAA
- a CDS encoding glycine rich domain-containing protein, which yields MQKIFTFNYTGQAQTWITPYSGKYRLECWGAQGGNTGGYIGGYGGYAKGDINLIKGQKIYIYVGQKGTDGGYPAYAFNGGGYGASDTCGASGGGSSDIRVNATDLKNRIIVAGGGGGASGDTPLGNGGYGGGLIGGPSDNGRVANQTSGASFGIGGNSSNGDNAGGGGGYYGGYGAIGSTGGCGGGGSSYLGLLENASTVSGINTGDGKVVISLIYDEVAFFFKKGEEYYLPIEKYFDTDAKKFKAVSLNDLRYEINNNNYGNISIYNINEPFVIDSIVYNPLDYLDISKCKICVIPNSSRTNEYVKELDINYIPTTKAISKANIKIKDMYTPYKNNIQNPFLNIEAANKANISYIINYENIYDIVNDDCSSIDKKLLKDNFYLSFKLNDVMSLLKSVSLCSRDINYFKIEDDDLNISNDYINTQITFEKKCSETVINRITKQYFKYLNDNLDTF from the coding sequence ATGCAAAAAATTTTTACTTTTAATTATACTGGGCAAGCACAAACATGGATTACTCCTTATAGTGGGAAATATAGATTAGAATGTTGGGGTGCTCAGGGTGGCAACACAGGAGGGTATATTGGTGGATATGGTGGATATGCCAAAGGAGATATAAATTTAATAAAAGGACAAAAAATATACATATATGTTGGGCAAAAGGGTACAGATGGTGGATATCCAGCATATGCTTTTAATGGTGGCGGATATGGAGCTAGTGACACATGTGGTGCTAGTGGAGGTGGGTCATCAGATATAAGAGTTAATGCAACAGATTTAAAAAATAGAATAATTGTTGCTGGAGGTGGAGGAGGAGCATCTGGAGATACTCCTCTTGGCAACGGTGGTTATGGAGGTGGTCTTATTGGTGGTCCTAGTGATAATGGACGAGTTGCTAATCAAACATCAGGAGCGTCTTTTGGTATTGGAGGAAATTCTAGTAATGGCGACAATGCTGGAGGTGGCGGTGGATACTACGGTGGATATGGTGCGATAGGTTCAACTGGTGGCTGTGGTGGAGGCGGTTCATCTTATTTAGGTCTACTAGAAAACGCTTCTACAGTTTCAGGAATTAATACTGGAGATGGAAAAGTAGTTATATCTCTAATTTACGACGAAGTTGCTTTCTTTTTTAAGAAAGGTGAAGAATATTACTTACCAATAGAAAAGTACTTTGATACTGATGCAAAGAAATTTAAAGCTGTTAGTTTAAATGATTTAAGGTACGAAATTAATAATAACAACTATGGAAATATCAGTATATATAATATAAATGAACCATTTGTGATAGATTCAATTGTATATAATCCACTTGATTATCTAGATATATCTAAATGCAAAATATGTGTTATACCTAATAGTTCTAGGACTAATGAATATGTTAAAGAATTAGATATAAACTATATTCCTACAACTAAAGCCATATCTAAAGCTAACATTAAAATTAAAGATATGTACACTCCGTATAAAAATAATATTCAAAATCCCTTTCTGAACATAGAAGCAGCCAATAAAGCTAATATTAGTTATATTATAAATTATGAAAATATATATGACATCGTAAATGACGATTGCAGTTCGATAGATAAAAAGTTATTAAAAGATAATTTTTATTTAAGCTTTAAATTAAATGATGTAATGAGTTTGTTAAAATCAGTATCATTATGCAGTAGAGATATTAATTATTTTAAAATAGAAGATGATGATTTAAATATAAGTAATGATTATATAAATACTCAAATTACTTTTGAAAAAAAATGTTCAGAGACAGTTATAAATAGAATAACTAAGCAATATTTTAAGTATTTAAACGATAATTTGGATACATTCTAA